A region of Thermodesulfovibrionales bacterium DNA encodes the following proteins:
- a CDS encoding DUF86 domain-containing protein gives MNIKLIEDRLGLINQALFKLKRLASIPKDRFLSSEAPSIAESYLRRSLEAIFDTGRHIIAKTAGKAVVEYKEIPARLSELGIIPEEFAQRLRLMAGYRNRLVHFYHEVTDEEIYRIIQDNLTDIEEFLKLIKKFIEQYRLRI, from the coding sequence TTGAATATAAAGCTGATTGAAGACAGGCTTGGTCTTATAAATCAGGCACTCTTTAAATTAAAAAGACTAGCTAGCATTCCAAAGGACAGGTTCCTTAGCAGCGAGGCACCTTCAATCGCTGAGAGCTACTTAAGAAGAAGCCTTGAAGCAATCTTTGATACAGGAAGACATATTATTGCAAAAACCGCTGGAAAGGCAGTCGTTGAATATAAGGAGATACCTGCAAGGCTTTCCGAACTTGGTATAATACCTGAAGAATTCGCTCAGAGGCTCAGACTCATGGCTGGATATAGAAATAGACTCGTCCATTTTTATCATGAGGTTACAGATGAGGAAATCTACAGGATTATTCAAGACAATCTTACAGATATAGAGGAATTTTTAAAATTGATAAAAAAATTTATAGAACAATACAGGCTCAGAATTTAA
- a CDS encoding biotin--[acetyl-CoA-carboxylase] ligase — translation MQNKKGLLSERIIILDRVDSTNTYLSILAKEGYPHGTVVIADTQTAGRGRFRRQWFSPPGKNIYMSILVKPEGVNQSLSDFSILPLLAGIASARAIRYFTGLPVNLKWPNDLLLYEKKLGGILVESHMAPSVGILDAYFIVGIGINVNMKREELPEDIKDIATSLYMIAGREFERKPLIEEILKEFFILYEEFKSEGKTYIISEWQSLSSTLGRKVRCLMPDGREITGRAVALDDNGYLIVEKDGVLESIKAGDVFHCSS, via the coding sequence ATGCAGAACAAGAAAGGCCTGCTATCAGAAAGGATAATAATTCTTGACAGGGTTGATTCTACCAATACCTATCTCAGTATCCTTGCTAAAGAGGGCTATCCCCATGGAACAGTTGTTATTGCCGATACACAGACAGCAGGAAGGGGAAGGTTCAGGAGACAGTGGTTTTCGCCACCGGGAAAAAATATTTATATGAGTATACTCGTAAAACCCGAAGGAGTTAATCAAAGCCTATCAGATTTTTCTATACTCCCCCTGCTGGCAGGTATTGCCTCAGCCAGAGCAATCCGTTACTTTACAGGTCTTCCAGTGAATCTTAAATGGCCCAATGATCTGCTCCTTTATGAGAAAAAACTTGGCGGTATTCTTGTGGAATCCCATATGGCTCCATCAGTCGGGATTCTTGATGCCTATTTTATAGTTGGAATAGGAATAAATGTGAACATGAAGAGGGAGGAGCTCCCAGAAGACATAAAGGATATTGCTACAAGTCTTTATATGATAGCAGGAAGGGAGTTTGAAAGGAAGCCGTTAATTGAAGAGATACTTAAGGAATTCTTCATACTTTATGAAGAATTTAAGTCTGAGGGAAAGACTTACATAATATCTGAATGGCAATCTCTTAGCTCTACCCTTGGCAGGAAGGTCAGATGCCTTATGCCCGATGGAAGGGAGATTACCGGCAGGGCGGTGGCATTAGATGATAATGGCTATCTAATTGTAGAAAAGGACGGAGTCCTTGAGAGTATAAAAGCAGGCGATGTCTTTCATTGTAGCAGTTGA
- a CDS encoding nucleotidyltransferase domain-containing protein, producing MVRIEEICKSYDIALCYLFGSKAEEGLRLLKGERIELEDPESDIDFAVLFLKLPKDILKTYALLSLEFQELVSPFRADLLFLHEVDHLIQLEAIKGINIYAIDEKTKEEYEEKVLMFASDELVILKLNEKDMFEAIENGYFEFEYKAD from the coding sequence ATGGTAAGGATAGAAGAGATATGCAAATCTTATGATATAGCCCTCTGTTATCTCTTTGGCTCAAAGGCTGAAGAGGGTCTTAGGCTTCTTAAAGGTGAGAGAATTGAGTTAGAGGATCCTGAAAGTGATATTGATTTTGCTGTCTTATTTTTGAAGCTTCCAAAAGACATTCTCAAAACCTATGCTTTGCTCAGTTTAGAGTTCCAGGAGCTTGTCTCACCCTTCAGGGCAGACCTTTTGTTCCTTCATGAGGTTGATCACCTGATACAGCTTGAGGCAATCAAAGGGATTAATATATACGCTATTGATGAGAAGACAAAAGAGGAGTATGAAGAAAAAGTTCTCATGTTTGCCTCTGATGAGCTTGTGATTTTAAAGCTCAATGAAAAGGATATGTTTGAGGCTATAGAGAATGGTTATTTCGAGTTTGAATATAAAGCTGATTGA
- a CDS encoding universal stress protein has translation MIKKILLPTDFSEGSKNALPYAVELARQYNASLHIIHVIYDINKASGLHVPHVNLDQLYNEIESVAKKELERFGLEELRGMNVQREVIRGIPYEEIVKYAEKNQIDLIVIGTHGRKGLEKIFFGSTAEQVVRKSPCAVLTVRLPKK, from the coding sequence ATGATTAAAAAAATTTTATTGCCAACAGATTTTTCTGAGGGTTCAAAAAATGCCCTGCCCTATGCTGTGGAGCTAGCAAGGCAGTATAATGCAAGTCTTCATATTATTCATGTCATATATGATATTAATAAGGCCTCAGGTCTGCACGTGCCTCATGTGAATTTGGACCAGCTCTATAATGAAATTGAGTCTGTTGCAAAAAAGGAGCTCGAGAGATTTGGGCTTGAGGAGCTGAGGGGTATGAATGTCCAGAGAGAGGTGATAAGGGGAATACCCTATGAGGAGATAGTAAAATACGCTGAAAAAAATCAGATAGACCTTATAGTGATAGGTACCCACGGAAGGAAGGGACTTGAAAAGATATTTTTTGGAAGCACAGCAGAGCAGGTTGTAAGGAAGTCTCCCTGTGCAGTCCTTACAGTGAGGCTTCCCAAGAAGTAA
- the aroA gene encoding 3-phosphoshikimate 1-carboxyvinyltransferase — MNIKLYKAKSLRGELTPPPDKSITHRAIMFASIAEGTSIVRNPLMAEDPVSTMNAMRMLGINRAAEQQSRRAAESSTLPSFCTSELIIHGRGLYGLKEPFDVINCGNSGTTARLISGILAGNPFFSVLTGDDSLKQRPMARVINPLREMGAIISARQHDKYLPMAIRGGNLKAIRYEMPVASAQVKSCLILAGLYADGISEIIEPQKSRDHTERMLRAMGTDIEQKSITAAGQQSIIMVKGIKSSGLQPLDITVPGDFSSAAFFIVGALIIPCSEIFIKNICLNPTRTGLLEVIKEMGGEIKIENIRDISGEPVGDLYVQSASGLKAVRVGREIMPLMIDEFPILCVLATQAEGVTEIRGAEELRVKESDRIKAMATELRKLGVEIEEYPDGLAIKGRVSLKGTTVESYHDHRIAMSLAIAGLIAEGKTIINDPQCVDISFPGFFSILEKMVRR, encoded by the coding sequence ATGAACATAAAGCTATATAAAGCAAAATCTTTAAGAGGTGAGCTCACACCTCCACCTGATAAGTCTATAACCCACAGGGCCATCATGTTTGCATCCATTGCAGAGGGCACGAGCATTGTCAGGAATCCCCTCATGGCAGAGGATCCGGTAAGCACCATGAATGCTATGAGGATGTTAGGGATAAATAGAGCAGCAGAACAGCAGAGCAGAAGAGCAGCAGAGTCTTCCACACTTCCGAGCTTCTGCACTTCCGAGCTAATTATCCATGGAAGGGGTCTATATGGTCTTAAAGAGCCCTTTGATGTTATAAATTGTGGTAACTCAGGAACAACTGCAAGACTGATTTCTGGAATCCTTGCAGGGAATCCTTTCTTTTCTGTTCTTACAGGAGATGATTCATTAAAACAGAGACCAATGGCAAGGGTTATTAATCCATTAAGAGAGATGGGTGCTATTATATCAGCAAGACAGCATGATAAATACCTGCCCATGGCTATAAGGGGAGGTAATCTTAAGGCAATAAGATATGAGATGCCTGTTGCATCTGCTCAGGTGAAGTCCTGTCTGATACTTGCTGGGCTCTATGCAGATGGAATATCTGAGATAATAGAACCTCAGAAGTCCCGCGACCATACAGAGAGGATGCTCAGGGCAATGGGTACTGATATAGAACAGAAGAGCATTACAGCAGCAGGGCAGCAGTCTATAATCATGGTTAAGGGTATTAAGTCTTCCGGACTTCAGCCTCTTGATATAACAGTGCCAGGTGATTTTTCTTCTGCTGCATTTTTTATTGTTGGTGCATTGATTATCCCTTGTTCAGAAATCTTCATTAAGAATATTTGTTTGAACCCTACAAGAACAGGGCTTCTTGAAGTAATAAAAGAGATGGGTGGAGAGATAAAGATAGAAAATATAAGGGATATCTCTGGTGAGCCTGTTGGTGATCTTTATGTCCAGAGCGCATCAGGACTTAAAGCCGTCAGGGTGGGCAGAGAGATTATGCCTTTAATGATAGATGAGTTTCCGATACTCTGTGTCCTTGCAACACAGGCTGAGGGAGTTACGGAGATAAGAGGTGCTGAGGAATTGAGAGTAAAGGAGTCTGACAGGATTAAAGCAATGGCGACAGAGTTAAGAAAATTAGGAGTTGAGATTGAGGAATATCCTGATGGTTTAGCAATTAAGGGTAGAGTTTCTTTAAAAGGCACAACAGTAGAAAGCTATCATGACCACAGGATTGCCATGTCCCTTGCCATAGCAGGCCTTATTGCAGAGGGAAAGACTATTATAAATGATCCTCAGTGTGTGGATATATCTTTTCCCGGATTCTTTTCCATACTTGAAAAAATGGTGAGAAGATAA
- a CDS encoding DUF86 domain-containing protein: MRPEDFSGILRLMSGYRNRLVHFYHEISEKEIYRIIQDNLKDIEEFVLLIKNFMEKYSLRT, encoded by the coding sequence GTGAGACCTGAAGATTTTTCCGGAATACTAAGACTTATGTCAGGATACAGAAACAGACTTGTCCATTTTTATCATGAAATTTCAGAAAAGGAGATCTATAGGATTATTCAGGACAATCTTAAGGATATAGAGGAATTTGTATTACTGATCAAAAATTTTATGGAAAAATATAGTCTAAGAACCTGA
- a CDS encoding type III pantothenate kinase, with protein sequence MSFIVAVDIGNSTITAGRFSEEGLSVISVPTFPVRDVYYYSSFFREIVLKERPKGFIISSVVPELTLPVKEAALLFTDKVILMDYRLDTGLRFAIPEPEKTGTDRIAEAAAAYDEFKAPLVVADLGTATTLTVIGEEGLYMGGAILPGVRAMAEALGKQTAQLPEIEPSFPAEPVGRETVSAINSGIIYGTAGAVERLREEFEKELGKSLLLITTGGNAPLIEPYLRRLDFKRPYLVLKGLKLIFERNLNA encoded by the coding sequence ATGTCTTTCATTGTAGCAGTTGATATAGGAAATTCAACAATTACCGCAGGTAGGTTTTCAGAGGAGGGACTTTCTGTAATCTCCGTTCCAACCTTTCCAGTAAGGGATGTTTATTATTATTCCTCCTTCTTCAGAGAGATTGTCTTGAAGGAGCGACCCAAAGGTTTTATAATATCCTCGGTTGTTCCTGAGCTTACTTTACCAGTTAAAGAGGCTGCTCTTTTATTTACAGATAAGGTTATTCTGATGGATTACAGACTTGATACAGGTCTGAGATTTGCTATTCCAGAACCTGAAAAGACAGGCACAGACAGGATTGCAGAAGCAGCTGCTGCATATGATGAATTTAAAGCTCCTCTTGTGGTTGCTGACCTGGGAACTGCCACAACCCTTACCGTCATTGGGGAGGAGGGGTTATATATGGGAGGAGCAATACTGCCTGGTGTAAGGGCTATGGCAGAGGCTTTAGGTAAACAGACAGCCCAGCTTCCTGAAATAGAGCCATCTTTTCCCGCTGAACCGGTGGGTAGGGAGACTGTTTCAGCAATAAATTCTGGTATTATATATGGGACTGCCGGTGCAGTTGAGAGGCTAAGGGAGGAATTTGAAAAGGAGCTCGGCAAAAGTCTTTTGCTGATTACAACAGGAGGAAATGCTCCATTGATTGAGCCCTATCTGAGAAGACTGGATTTTAAAAGACCCTATCTTGTACTTAAAGGTCTTAAATTAATATTTGAGAGGAACTTAAATGCATGA
- the cmk gene encoding (d)CMP kinase encodes MPQVITIDGPSGAGKSTVARLLAKRLGYLFLDTGALYRTVALYLKEKNAIQADDATIQRLLQECKISYDGENILLNSRSVSSEIRTPEISELSSIVSTKKVVRDFLTELQRKIASGRDVVAEGRDSGTVVFPEGKKFFLTASIEERAKRRWKELKEKGIEADIEEVRESMNRRDQRDSTRELAPLKPAESAIIIDTTELTPSQVVEEIIKRLDVRKDN; translated from the coding sequence ATGCCTCAGGTGATTACCATAGATGGGCCGTCTGGTGCTGGTAAGAGCACAGTAGCAAGACTTCTTGCAAAAAGGCTCGGTTACCTTTTTCTTGATACAGGTGCCCTTTACAGGACCGTGGCACTTTATCTTAAAGAGAAGAATGCAATCCAAGCAGATGATGCGACCATTCAAAGACTTCTTCAGGAATGCAAGATATCTTATGATGGAGAAAATATATTACTGAACAGTAGATCAGTTTCCTCTGAGATCAGGACACCTGAGATAAGCGAACTATCATCAATTGTTTCCACAAAAAAGGTCGTAAGGGACTTCCTTACAGAACTCCAGAGGAAGATAGCCTCTGGAAGGGATGTGGTTGCTGAGGGCAGAGATAGCGGAACAGTGGTCTTTCCCGAGGGTAAAAAATTCTTCCTTACAGCCTCCATTGAAGAAAGGGCAAAAAGGCGATGGAAAGAATTAAAAGAAAAAGGAATTGAAGCAGATATTGAAGAAGTAAGGGAATCGATGAACAGAAGGGATCAAAGGGATTCTACAAGAGAGCTTGCTCCTCTTAAACCTGCTGAGAGTGCTATAATAATTGATACTACAGAGTTAACCCCCTCACAGGTTGTAGAAGAGATAATAAAAAGATTAGATGTTAGAAAGGATAATTAG
- a CDS encoding TonB family protein, whose product MKEELSWIPSQEFLTIRKEAFFFLFLSLALHSMVAIFFYFYSIKEESVKPPLFARVVRPEEIQGLLSHEMLRTPVTRQKRNSTMPFSWQKPEGKTMAPPQSPGNFQEIQRPEDLIRIPEITSAPPVKDTPVLSRLFDKEIIKEKAKEDSVEEKISKMTFDTKEFKYQGYMNRLKEKIESIWQYPLSAAQRGIYGDLYIRFSIKKDGSLGRVQLIRTSGYRELDEAAMKALFDGAPYWPLPQEWGIDEFIIDGHFIYTLYGYYIR is encoded by the coding sequence ATGAAAGAGGAATTATCATGGATCCCTTCTCAGGAATTTCTTACCATAAGAAAGGAAGCTTTCTTTTTTCTCTTCCTGAGTCTTGCCCTTCATTCTATGGTTGCAATTTTTTTCTATTTTTATTCTATAAAAGAAGAATCAGTTAAACCACCACTTTTTGCAAGGGTAGTAAGACCTGAGGAGATTCAGGGTCTGCTTTCACATGAGATGCTCAGAACTCCGGTAACCAGGCAAAAGAGGAATAGTACCATGCCCTTTTCATGGCAGAAGCCTGAGGGTAAAACTATGGCTCCTCCTCAGAGTCCTGGTAATTTTCAAGAAATTCAGAGACCTGAGGACCTTATCAGAATTCCTGAAATAACATCAGCTCCACCTGTTAAGGATACTCCTGTACTTTCAAGACTTTTTGATAAAGAAATAATTAAAGAAAAGGCAAAAGAGGACTCTGTTGAAGAAAAAATCTCCAAGATGACCTTTGATACAAAGGAATTCAAATATCAGGGTTACATGAATAGGCTTAAGGAGAAGATAGAATCCATATGGCAGTATCCTCTTTCTGCAGCCCAGAGAGGTATTTACGGAGATCTATACATAAGATTCTCAATAAAAAAAGATGGAAGCCTAGGAAGAGTTCAGCTTATAAGGACATCCGGCTACAGAGAGCTTGATGAGGCTGCAATGAAGGCATTATTCGACGGAGCACCATACTGGCCGTTGCCTCAGGAATGGGGAATTGATGAATTCATAATAGACGGACATTTTATTTATACGCTTTATGGATATTATATTAGATAG
- a CDS encoding galactose-1-phosphate uridylyltransferase, with translation MHELRKDILLGRWVVVLRESKGPDYYYIPPSSEEGACLFCQESFFQKDILTLGDPGRWKVKVVPNPEPVLRVEGDLGRRGIGIYDAMNSIGANEIIIESPYHDKTPEELGTEHLRAVIEAYRLRIEDLHRDARLRYVLIYKNHGRLAGAHYNHPHSSLMATPIIPKRLKEELDGAKQYYGYKERCIFCDIMHEELSKGVRVVLETSHMIAYCPFAPRFPFEVWLMPKRHNCAFQESSSQELDDLSHVLYEILRKMKALFGDLPYNYVLHTAPNRIPRRNHWHTLGDDFHWHIEFMPRLQRTGGFEWGSGFYILQTSPEDAAKFLREV, from the coding sequence ATGCATGAACTTAGAAAGGATATACTACTTGGAAGATGGGTTGTGGTTCTCAGAGAATCAAAGGGACCTGATTACTATTACATCCCTCCATCAAGTGAAGAAGGAGCATGCCTGTTCTGTCAGGAAAGTTTTTTCCAGAAGGACATTCTAACACTTGGCGACCCCGGTAGATGGAAGGTAAAGGTGGTTCCCAATCCAGAGCCTGTCCTGAGGGTTGAGGGTGATCTGGGCAGGCGAGGTATAGGAATATACGATGCCATGAACAGTATAGGAGCAAATGAGATTATCATTGAGTCACCCTATCATGACAAGACTCCTGAGGAACTCGGCACAGAGCATTTAAGGGCAGTTATTGAAGCCTACAGATTAAGGATAGAGGACCTCCACAGGGATGCAAGGCTTCGATATGTTCTTATATACAAGAACCATGGACGTCTGGCTGGTGCCCATTACAATCATCCCCATTCCTCGTTAATGGCTACACCCATAATTCCAAAAAGACTCAAGGAAGAGCTTGATGGTGCAAAGCAATACTATGGTTATAAAGAAAGGTGTATCTTCTGCGACATAATGCATGAGGAGCTTTCAAAAGGCGTTCGTGTGGTCCTTGAGACAAGCCATATGATTGCCTACTGCCCTTTTGCTCCAAGGTTTCCCTTTGAGGTATGGCTTATGCCAAAAAGGCATAACTGTGCATTTCAGGAAAGCTCATCTCAGGAGCTAGATGACCTGAGCCATGTTCTTTATGAAATACTCAGAAAGATGAAGGCCCTTTTCGGTGATCTTCCCTATAATTATGTACTTCATACAGCTCCAAACAGGATTCCAAGAAGAAATCACTGGCATACCCTGGGAGATGATTTTCACTGGCATATAGAATTCATGCCGAGGCTCCAGAGAACAGGAGGATTTGAATGGGGCTCTGGCTTTTACATCCTGCAGACATCGCCTGAGGATGCAGCAAAATTCTTAAGGGAGGTTTGA
- a CDS encoding nucleotidyltransferase domain-containing protein: MEKIEQICRAYGIALCYIFGSRAEEGLRLLKGERLEPVDPESDIDFAVLFIRPPEDLSKHMPL; the protein is encoded by the coding sequence GTGGAGAAAATAGAGCAAATATGTAGAGCTTATGGTATAGCCCTCTGCTATATCTTCGGCTCAAGGGCTGAAGAGGGTTTGAGGCTTCTTAAGGGTGAAAGGCTTGAACCTGTGGATCCTGAAAGTGATATTGATTTTGCTGTACTCTTTATAAGGCCTCCAGAAGACCTCTCAAAACATATGCCATTGTAA
- a CDS encoding NAD(P)/FAD-dependent oxidoreductase, with protein MVKLSSDVIVIGGGPAGSIAARTLAEYGLDTVLVERNLKHIKPCGGGIPSTAFKEFLIPLDIVKKEVDHVEIIPPSQKRLSVTLKGGAISIVDRAEFDSLLREKASLKGARIIEAEFIRFLEISPIIKSLLKKGEEAIELSSKYAIIADGVNSRARNSLGLRPVNAVFTLSIKFNEINTERCEFWFGSEHAPGFYSWVFPLSAGTGSHESGSIKGNFSLFLKKRNLSLNVPLRGYRIPLWSLRGSILEYGPSILLAGDAAGLVLPLTFEGIYYAMASAKLAAEAIIENRPSIYKKEWKERYLRSFSFMKLLWRYFLRNDRLVEKLVDLHRLPEAQEIAIELWLKKSLDKKSLHSYIRLFRKLIGIKI; from the coding sequence ATGGTCAAGCTAAGTTCTGATGTTATTGTAATAGGAGGAGGTCCTGCAGGTTCTATAGCAGCAAGGACTTTAGCAGAGTATGGTCTGGATACTGTCCTTGTGGAGAGAAATTTAAAACATATTAAACCCTGTGGCGGAGGAATTCCCTCAACAGCCTTCAAGGAGTTTCTTATTCCCCTGGATATTGTAAAAAAAGAGGTTGATCATGTGGAAATAATACCTCCATCTCAAAAAAGGCTCTCTGTAACCCTGAAAGGTGGCGCCATATCAATAGTGGATAGAGCTGAATTTGATTCCCTTTTAAGAGAAAAAGCCTCTCTAAAAGGTGCAAGGATTATTGAGGCAGAGTTCATAAGATTTCTTGAAATCTCACCAATTATAAAATCACTTTTGAAAAAAGGAGAAGAAGCAATTGAACTCTCTTCAAAATATGCCATCATAGCTGATGGAGTAAATTCAAGGGCTAGGAATTCGCTTGGACTTAGGCCAGTGAATGCAGTTTTTACACTCAGTATTAAGTTTAATGAAATTAATACTGAAAGGTGTGAATTCTGGTTTGGCTCTGAACATGCGCCGGGTTTTTACTCCTGGGTTTTTCCTCTGTCTGCAGGTACGGGGAGCCATGAATCAGGGTCTATAAAAGGGAATTTTTCCCTTTTTCTGAAGAAAAGAAACCTATCACTTAATGTACCTCTAAGAGGATATAGAATACCCCTCTGGTCTTTAAGGGGAAGTATCTTAGAGTATGGACCAAGCATACTCTTGGCTGGAGATGCAGCAGGTCTTGTACTGCCTCTTACCTTTGAAGGAATATACTATGCCATGGCTTCAGCTAAGCTGGCAGCAGAGGCTATAATAGAGAATAGGCCTTCTATCTATAAAAAGGAGTGGAAGGAAAGATATCTCAGGAGTTTCTCATTTATGAAACTCCTGTGGAGATATTTTCTCAGAAACGACAGGTTAGTGGAAAAGCTTGTTGACTTACACAGGTTGCCCGAGGCCCAGGAGATTGCAATTGAGTTGTGGCTTAAAAAATCTCTGGATAAAAAGAGCCTTCATTCCTACATAAGGCTTTTCAGGAAACTTATTGGCATAAAGATATGA
- a CDS encoding Mov34/MPN/PAD-1 family protein → MKVYLSESTFLGLLLSSAEVYKKECLGYLLGYRLEDRFIVEHAFSLQSASRRLKGVILGDKHQKKIEEVLDRFDKLQIIGDFHSHTQFGETKGLPIPSQEDLKTMKPGNIYLIVAVNDIDKVYSWSENRDGTISGSVGRLFFKIAAYYLKKKIKKSSNGNTSGNESFEVKRAKIYCPFPPGF, encoded by the coding sequence TTGAAAGTCTATCTTTCTGAAAGCACATTTCTCGGTCTTCTCCTCAGCTCTGCTGAGGTTTATAAGAAGGAATGCCTCGGTTATCTTCTGGGCTACAGGCTTGAAGATAGATTCATAGTAGAGCATGCCTTCAGTCTCCAGTCAGCCTCAAGAAGACTGAAGGGAGTGATCCTTGGTGATAAACACCAAAAAAAAATAGAAGAGGTACTTGATAGATTTGACAAACTCCAGATAATCGGTGACTTTCATTCACACACACAGTTTGGTGAGACGAAGGGACTTCCCATACCGAGCCAGGAAGACCTTAAGACGATGAAACCTGGAAATATCTATCTTATAGTTGCTGTAAATGATATTGATAAGGTTTATTCATGGAGTGAGAACAGGGACGGAACCATATCAGGTTCAGTGGGAAGATTGTTTTTTAAGATAGCAGCCTATTATTTAAAGAAAAAGATAAAAAAAAGCTCTAACGGAAACACCTCAGGTAATGAATCCTTTGAAGTAAAAAGGGCAAAGATATACTGTCCTTTCCCGCCAGGTTTTTAG
- a CDS encoding glycosyltransferase family 2 protein, whose amino-acid sequence MESGLSITIITLNEEKNIGDCLESVKWADEIIIIDSGSTDRTVEICKKYTDKVFYNPWPGMNEQKALAMEKARGSWILNIDADERVTPELKKEIIDAIKHPRYDGYRFPRKNYFINKWMRHGGWYPDHVLRLFKKECAFYGGINPHDKVIIRSGRIGTLKSPLIHYTYSSLSQYITRQNNYSSAAALELLKRNKRVSAVMIPLKTLWKFIETYILKMGFLDGTHGMIAAIGASYSTFQKYSKLWELQKALKSS is encoded by the coding sequence GTGGAATCAGGCCTGAGTATAACAATAATAACACTTAATGAAGAGAAGAACATAGGTGACTGCCTGGAAAGTGTAAAATGGGCGGATGAGATTATAATAATAGACTCTGGCAGCACGGACAGGACCGTAGAGATATGTAAAAAATATACTGATAAGGTCTTTTATAATCCCTGGCCTGGTATGAACGAGCAGAAGGCACTTGCAATGGAAAAGGCCAGGGGTTCATGGATTTTAAATATTGATGCTGACGAAAGGGTTACCCCGGAACTAAAAAAAGAGATTATAGATGCTATTAAGCATCCCCGTTATGATGGATACAGGTTTCCGAGAAAAAATTATTTTATTAATAAATGGATGAGGCATGGTGGATGGTATCCTGACCATGTTCTGAGATTATTTAAGAAAGAATGCGCCTTTTATGGAGGTATAAATCCTCATGATAAAGTAATAATCAGATCTGGAAGAATAGGAACCCTCAAGTCACCTTTAATTCATTACACCTATTCCTCTCTATCCCAGTATATTACAAGACAGAATAACTATTCCTCAGCCGCTGCCCTGGAACTCCTTAAAAGAAATAAAAGGGTTAGTGCGGTTATGATTCCATTAAAGACACTCTGGAAATTTATTGAGACTTATATCCTGAAGATGGGTTTTCTTGATGGAACACACGGTATGATTGCTGCAATAGGTGCTTCTTATTCAACCTTCCAGAAGTATTCAAAACTATGGGAACTTCAAAAGGCTCTTAAAAGCTCTTGA
- a CDS encoding prephenate dehydrogenase/arogenate dehydrogenase family protein — protein MELNFKKVSIIGVGLIGASLGLAMRKRGLCQVIHGTGRDEKNLMRAKDRGIIDTYSLDLKEVCEGSDLIILSTPXGAFLDILKKINPFLKRSSILIDVGSVKGRLVYEIEKIISEGVFYIGTHPIAGSDRSGIDDARAELFEGARCIITPTDKTDRESLEKVYHLWEKVGCRVELMDPYRHDRIYGAVSHLPHMIAYSLVNTVGEIDSEFIGYAGQGFKDATRIALSSPDMWRDIVIYNSENLLEMLDVFKGEIEKIKALLEKEDADGIKEFFERAKELRERIR, from the coding sequence ATGGAATTAAATTTTAAAAAGGTATCAATAATAGGAGTGGGGCTCATTGGAGCGTCTTTAGGACTTGCAATGAGAAAAAGAGGCTTGTGCCAGGTCATCCATGGAACTGGCAGGGATGAAAAGAACCTCATGAGGGCAAAAGACAGGGGCATCATCGATACTTACAGTCTTGACCTTAAAGAGGTATGTGAGGGTTCAGACCTAATAATACTTTCAACACCTNTAGGGGCATTTCTTGATATTTTAAAGAAGATAAATCCTTTTCTGAAAAGGAGCTCTATACTCATTGATGTAGGTAGTGTAAAGGGAAGACTTGTTTACGAAATCGAAAAAATAATATCAGAAGGAGTCTTCTATATTGGCACCCATCCCATAGCAGGAAGTGATAGATCAGGCATTGATGATGCAAGGGCAGAACTCTTTGAAGGTGCAAGATGTATTATAACACCCACCGATAAGACCGATAGAGAATCTCTTGAAAAAGTTTATCATCTCTGGGAGAAGGTGGGCTGCAGGGTTGAACTAATGGATCCCTACAGGCATGACAGAATTTATGGTGCCGTAAGCCACCTTCCTCATATGATTGCCTACAGTCTTGTTAATACGGTAGGGGAAATTGATAGTGAATTTATTGGATATGCAGGTCAGGGATTTAAAGATGCAACACGAATTGCCTTGAGTTCTCCTGATATGTGGAGGGATATAGTGATTTATAACAGTGAAAACCTTTTAGAGATGCTGGATGTCTTTAAAGGAGAGATTGAAAAAATAAAGGCACTTCTTGAGAAAGAAGATGCCGATGGAATAAAAGAGTTCTTTGAAAGGGCAAAGGAGTTGAGGGAGAGGATAAGGTAG